Proteins encoded within one genomic window of Nonomuraea gerenzanensis:
- a CDS encoding sensor histidine kinase, whose product MFGRVRAWSTRHAKMAGVLRVAPLGVLCALLAVPFAATTPPGGDVLLHVAGYLGLAAALIVPLWWRDRPLTSFAVVALVSFGQWLAETAPQPANLAVLVALWGVAYQCTFRWALAACLVAELGVFLVLLNWEMATFGMFFSGSIFVVTVWLTGLYANTRRRYLEGLEERAERAERERDQQARMAAAAERARIARELHDVVAHNVSVMVVQADGAGYAMDSDLEQARLAVRNISKTGRAALAEMRRLVGVLRENEAVGTDYTPQPGLGQLAELVHDSAVPASLRVGGAPAELPEGQQLTVYRIVQEALTNALKHGGPGVEAAVEIDYLGSELLVRVTDNGRGAAAPVSSDGHGLIGMRERVGMYGGAVSAGPRQGGGFEVLARLPMAKAA is encoded by the coding sequence GTGTTCGGCAGGGTACGGGCGTGGTCCACGCGCCACGCGAAAATGGCCGGTGTCCTCAGGGTGGCCCCCCTGGGGGTGCTGTGCGCCCTCCTCGCGGTGCCGTTCGCGGCGACGACCCCGCCGGGGGGCGACGTCCTCCTCCACGTGGCCGGCTACCTGGGGCTCGCGGCGGCGCTGATCGTGCCGCTGTGGTGGCGTGACAGGCCGCTGACCTCGTTCGCCGTCGTGGCGCTGGTCAGCTTCGGGCAATGGCTGGCGGAGACCGCTCCGCAGCCCGCCAACCTCGCGGTGCTGGTGGCGCTGTGGGGGGTGGCCTACCAGTGCACGTTCCGGTGGGCGCTGGCCGCGTGCCTGGTGGCGGAGCTCGGGGTGTTCCTGGTGCTGCTCAACTGGGAGATGGCCACGTTCGGGATGTTCTTCAGCGGCTCGATCTTCGTGGTCACGGTCTGGCTGACCGGCCTGTACGCCAACACCCGCCGCCGCTACCTGGAGGGCCTGGAGGAGCGCGCCGAGCGGGCGGAACGCGAGCGCGACCAGCAGGCCAGGATGGCGGCGGCGGCCGAGCGCGCCAGGATCGCCAGGGAGCTGCACGACGTGGTGGCGCACAACGTCAGCGTCATGGTGGTCCAGGCCGACGGCGCGGGCTACGCCATGGACAGCGACCTGGAGCAGGCCCGCCTGGCCGTCAGGAACATCTCCAAGACCGGCCGCGCCGCGCTCGCCGAGATGCGCAGGCTGGTGGGCGTCCTGCGCGAGAACGAGGCGGTGGGCACCGACTACACCCCCCAGCCGGGCCTGGGCCAGCTGGCGGAGCTCGTCCACGACTCGGCCGTGCCGGCCAGCCTGCGGGTCGGCGGCGCGCCGGCCGAGCTGCCGGAGGGCCAGCAGCTCACGGTCTACCGCATCGTCCAGGAGGCGCTGACGAACGCGCTCAAGCACGGCGGCCCCGGTGTCGAGGCCGCCGTGGAGATCGACTACCTCGGCTCCGAGCTGCTCGTCCGCGTGACCGACAACGGCCGGGGCGCGGCGGCCCCGGTGAGCTCCGACGGGCACGGCCTGATCGGCATGCGTGAGAGGGTCGGCATGTACGGCGGCGCCGTCTCGGCGGGCCCCCGGCAGGGCGGCGGCTTCGAGGTGCTGGCCAGGTTGCCCATGGCGAAGGCGGCGTGA
- a CDS encoding ABC transporter ATP-binding protein, producing MTLTETRRQAPPAVVATDLTKVYGQGDAQVHALRGVNVAFATGAFTAIMGPSGSGKSTLMHCLAGLDAATSGTVHIGDVELTGLSDKRLTLLRRERIGFIFQAFNLLPTLTAEQNIRLPLDIAARQADQVLFDKVIETVGLRDRLSHRPTELSGGQQQRVAVARALISKPQVIFADEPTGNLDSRSGAEVLSFLRASVRELGQTIVMVTHDPVAASYADRVVFLRDGELVTELAAPTPQSVLDTLVRLEA from the coding sequence GTGACGCTCACTGAGACCCGGCGCCAGGCCCCGCCAGCCGTGGTGGCCACCGATCTGACCAAGGTGTACGGCCAGGGCGACGCCCAGGTGCACGCGCTGCGCGGGGTGAACGTGGCCTTCGCCACCGGGGCGTTCACCGCGATCATGGGCCCGTCGGGCTCCGGCAAGTCCACGCTCATGCACTGCCTGGCCGGCCTCGACGCCGCCACCTCCGGCACGGTGCACATCGGGGACGTGGAGCTGACCGGGCTCAGCGACAAGCGGCTCACGCTGCTGCGCCGGGAGCGGATCGGCTTCATCTTCCAGGCCTTCAACCTGCTGCCCACGCTCACCGCCGAGCAGAACATCCGCCTGCCCCTCGACATCGCCGCCCGCCAGGCCGACCAGGTGCTGTTCGACAAGGTGATCGAGACCGTCGGGCTGCGCGACCGGCTCTCGCACCGGCCGACCGAGCTGTCCGGCGGCCAGCAGCAGCGGGTGGCCGTGGCCAGGGCGCTCATCAGCAAGCCCCAGGTCATCTTCGCCGACGAGCCCACGGGCAACCTGGACTCGCGCAGCGGCGCCGAGGTGCTCTCCTTCCTGCGGGCCTCGGTGCGCGAGCTGGGCCAGACCATCGTCATGGTGACGCACGACCCGGTGGCGGCCTCGTACGCCGACCGCGTGGTGTTCCTGCGCGACGGCGAGCTGGTCACCGAGCTGGCCGCGCCCACGCCGCAGAGCGTGCTGGACACCCTCGTCCGGCTGGAGGCGTGA
- a CDS encoding DUF3618 domain-containing protein, with amino-acid sequence MADTDPDELERRIARTRAELAHTVDAIADRVSPKRVAERTVADVKTRAGHFVASVGDALGVTPRPVEFGDNPDQVWEEERPEVGPLLIGVGAVLVVGAAIVLWRRSRRRRR; translated from the coding sequence ATGGCTGACACCGATCCCGACGAGCTGGAGCGGCGCATCGCACGGACGCGCGCGGAGTTGGCGCACACGGTCGACGCCATCGCCGACCGGGTGAGCCCCAAGCGGGTCGCCGAGCGCACGGTGGCCGACGTCAAGACCAGGGCGGGCCACTTCGTGGCCTCCGTGGGCGACGCGCTCGGGGTGACGCCGCGGCCGGTCGAGTTCGGCGACAACCCCGACCAGGTGTGGGAGGAGGAGCGGCCGGAGGTGGGGCCGCTGCTCATCGGGGTCGGCGCGGTGCTGGTCGTGGGGGCGGCCATCGTGCTGTGGCGCCGCAGCCGCCGCCGGCGCCGCTAG
- a CDS encoding ABC transporter permease, which yields MIRTALAGLRAHRLRLLLTSLAIMLGVGFIAGTFVLNDTVEAGFAQRVTADAGKVDVAVLPAKSDGTVPEEVLERVRALPGVTEAQGLIRASAPVLGKHGKVVGNLPTTGLSIVRGPLDRSDVVSGTGPGTDDGAAVLDENTAKAQGFRLGDTITVLDHEQRRHQFRLVGLIDTGVDQLLAYTGAVGFTPAVAQRMTGAQGYAEIDVAGTVSKQAVAAAVGGSYTVKTGAELADDLGAAAGVQTQMLTLGLLLFGVVAMMVAALVIYNTFNILVAQRTREMALLRCIGATRGQVFGSILLESALVGLLASALGLLIGYGLATVTLTVLGALDAPLPTDAAVSLTPVTIATGLAVGLVVTVCAALLPARSATRVPPIAALRSQAEEQTFRAGLARAGFAGLFLVAGLGATGFGVFGLEPGEAALFVVMGGGTLTFLAVLILGPALVRPLSALVGWAPRRLFGVPGRLAVDNSGRNPRRAATTTVALTIGVTLMTLITVVTASTRLTMTVKLDEQFPVDYLLATQERESVIPRSVAGELRGRPELASVATIREVSTTVNGERVDAGTFSGGMEPQASEGSMRGFGPGQVALDDVTVDRLGVRVGDTVAMRTKHAGTVSLKVVAMLDSSESTLPPVTVAEQAFESYFGAVPDSRVMVAIADGVSPDTARAVVDAAAAPYPAVQVTSSTEVRGQFDETLDMLLMIITGLLGLAVLISLLGIANTLSLSVHERTRESALLRALGLSRPQLRHMLSVEALILGLIGALVGVVLGLVFGWAAMRAMVAGALYSVPVAQVALFVVLSGVAGVLAAVLPARRAARASIVDSLATG from the coding sequence GTGATCAGGACCGCGCTGGCCGGGCTGCGCGCGCACCGGCTCAGGCTGCTGCTCACCTCGCTGGCCATCATGCTGGGGGTGGGCTTCATCGCGGGCACGTTCGTGCTGAACGACACGGTCGAGGCCGGCTTCGCCCAGCGCGTCACGGCCGACGCGGGCAAGGTGGACGTGGCCGTGCTGCCCGCGAAGTCCGACGGGACGGTGCCCGAGGAGGTGCTGGAGCGCGTGCGCGCGCTGCCCGGCGTGACCGAGGCCCAGGGGCTGATCAGGGCGAGCGCGCCCGTGCTCGGCAAGCACGGCAAGGTCGTGGGCAACCTGCCCACCACCGGCCTGTCGATCGTGCGCGGCCCGCTCGACCGCTCCGACGTCGTCTCCGGCACCGGCCCCGGCACCGACGACGGCGCCGCCGTCCTGGACGAGAACACCGCCAAGGCCCAGGGCTTCCGGCTCGGCGACACGATCACCGTGCTCGACCACGAGCAGCGGCGGCACCAGTTCAGGCTGGTCGGCCTGATCGACACCGGTGTGGACCAGCTGCTGGCCTACACCGGCGCGGTCGGCTTCACCCCGGCCGTCGCCCAGCGCATGACGGGCGCGCAGGGGTACGCCGAGATCGACGTGGCGGGCACGGTGTCGAAGCAGGCCGTCGCGGCGGCCGTCGGCGGCTCGTACACCGTCAAGACGGGCGCCGAGCTGGCCGACGACCTGGGCGCCGCGGCCGGCGTCCAGACGCAGATGCTCACGCTGGGCCTGCTGCTGTTCGGCGTGGTGGCGATGATGGTGGCCGCGCTGGTCATCTACAACACCTTCAACATCCTCGTCGCCCAGCGCACGCGCGAGATGGCGCTGCTGCGCTGCATCGGGGCCACGCGCGGGCAGGTGTTCGGCTCGATCCTGCTGGAGTCCGCCCTCGTCGGCCTGCTGGCCTCCGCGCTGGGCCTGCTCATCGGGTACGGCCTGGCGACGGTCACGCTGACCGTGCTCGGCGCGCTCGACGCCCCGCTGCCCACGGATGCGGCCGTCTCGCTCACCCCGGTCACCATCGCCACCGGGCTGGCCGTGGGGCTGGTCGTCACGGTGTGCGCGGCGCTGCTGCCCGCCCGCTCCGCCACCCGCGTGCCGCCGATCGCGGCGCTGCGCAGCCAGGCGGAGGAGCAGACGTTCCGCGCGGGCCTGGCGCGCGCCGGCTTCGCGGGGCTGTTCCTGGTGGCGGGTCTGGGCGCGACGGGCTTCGGCGTGTTCGGGCTCGAACCCGGCGAGGCCGCGCTCTTCGTCGTCATGGGCGGGGGCACGCTGACCTTCCTGGCGGTGCTCATCCTGGGCCCGGCGCTGGTCCGGCCGCTGAGCGCGTTGGTGGGCTGGGCCCCGAGGCGGCTGTTCGGCGTGCCGGGCCGCCTGGCGGTGGACAACTCGGGACGCAACCCGAGGCGGGCCGCCACCACCACGGTCGCGCTGACGATCGGCGTGACGCTGATGACCCTGATCACGGTGGTCACCGCGTCCACCAGGCTGACCATGACGGTGAAGCTGGACGAGCAGTTCCCCGTCGACTACCTGCTGGCCACCCAGGAGCGCGAGTCCGTGATCCCGAGGTCCGTGGCCGGGGAGCTGCGCGGCCGGCCTGAGCTGGCCTCGGTGGCGACGATCCGCGAGGTCAGCACCACGGTGAACGGCGAGCGCGTGGACGCGGGGACGTTCAGCGGCGGCATGGAGCCGCAGGCGTCCGAGGGCTCCATGCGGGGCTTCGGCCCGGGACAGGTGGCACTCGACGACGTCACAGTGGACAGGCTCGGCGTGCGGGTCGGCGACACGGTCGCGATGCGGACGAAGCACGCGGGCACCGTGTCGCTGAAGGTGGTCGCGATGCTCGACAGCTCGGAGTCCACGCTGCCGCCTGTCACGGTGGCGGAGCAGGCGTTCGAGTCGTACTTCGGCGCGGTGCCCGACTCCCGGGTGATGGTGGCCATCGCGGACGGCGTGTCCCCTGACACGGCCCGCGCCGTGGTGGACGCCGCCGCCGCGCCCTACCCGGCCGTGCAGGTGACCAGCTCGACGGAGGTGCGCGGGCAGTTCGACGAGACCCTCGACATGCTGCTCATGATCATTACCGGGCTGCTCGGACTGGCCGTCCTCATCTCGCTGCTGGGCATCGCGAACACGCTCTCCCTCTCCGTCCACGAACGGACCAGAGAGTCCGCCCTGCTGCGGGCGCTCGGCCTCAGCCGGCCGCAACTACGCCACATGCTGTCGGTCGAGGCGCTGATCCTCGGGCTGATCGGGGCGCTGGTGGGCGTGGTGCTGGGGCTGGTCTTCGGGTGGGCGGCGATGCGGGCGATGGTGGCGGGGGCGCTGTACTCGGTGCCCGTGGCGCAGGTCGCGCTGTTCGTGGTGCTGTCGGGGGTCGCGGGGGTGCTGGCGGCGGTGCTGCCTGCTCGCCGGGCCGCGCGGGCCTCGATCGTGGACTCCCTCGCTACGGGGTGA
- a CDS encoding DUF6286 domain-containing protein, with amino-acid sequence MTTLQQILPGAVVAPRDTGLRRARRVLRPARTVPGALVALTLTAGLGATAAEVVSALLGAPLGWVPVDEVVALAGRTTWPETATAALVSAGAGTLMVLLALVPGRSGLVPVETSDPLIVIGITRSGLRRTLCAAARQVAGVDKARVRLRRRTIEVTVRTGTESSGQMLRQVGTAVGDRLAGVGTLGTGEVVVRLRRRAG; translated from the coding sequence ATGACCACGCTTCAGCAGATACTGCCCGGCGCCGTCGTCGCCCCGCGGGACACCGGCCTGCGCAGGGCGCGCAGAGTGCTCAGGCCGGCGCGTACCGTCCCGGGAGCCCTGGTCGCGCTCACGCTGACCGCCGGACTCGGGGCGACCGCGGCGGAAGTGGTGTCGGCACTGCTCGGCGCCCCCCTCGGCTGGGTGCCGGTGGACGAGGTGGTCGCGCTCGCGGGCCGCACCACCTGGCCGGAGACGGCCACCGCCGCCCTGGTCTCGGCCGGGGCGGGCACCCTGATGGTGCTGCTGGCGCTCGTGCCGGGCCGCTCGGGGCTGGTGCCGGTGGAGACGTCCGACCCGCTGATCGTCATCGGCATCACCCGCTCGGGCCTGCGGCGCACGCTGTGCGCGGCGGCTCGGCAGGTGGCGGGCGTGGACAAGGCCCGCGTACGCCTGCGCCGGCGCACCATCGAGGTCACGGTCAGGACGGGCACGGAGAGCTCGGGCCAGATGCTCAGGCAGGTCGGCACGGCCGTGGGCGACCGCCTCGCGGGCGTGGGCACGCTCGGCACCGGCGAGGTCGTGGTACGGCTGCGCAGGAGGGCCGGTTGA
- a CDS encoding molybdopterin-dependent oxidoreductase — MQRNSTVPAWAGALAGLVSGGVALGVAQLVAGIVGPTTFPVVAVGDATVDLTPAPVKDFAIRTFGENDKAVLVGGVLVVLACVAALIGVVARGRVVVGYLGFAVFGVVGASAVVTRPDAGGLDVVPTVVGVVVGAWALGWLLRRAVRGDTGTAPAGTASGGAASGGAASGGAANGSGVKAAPQDGGGPEAVPGNGSGAETAPQDDSGQEAAPRSGGGLVAERPAVMRAGGEAPTFDRRRLLTGVAGGVVVAGVGAVLGQQLGGRQAVDAARTGVRLPRPATPAKALPAGADLRIGGLSPFVTPNKDFYRVDTALVVPQVDPSDWTLRIHGMVDRPVELTFADLLKLPLTEADVTLTCVSNEVGGPYVGNARWLGARMADVLRRAGLRSDADMLLSTSADGFTCGTPLDVVMDGRDALFAVAMNGEVLPVDHGFPVRQVVPGLYGYVSATKWVVDIKVTRFDRDEAYWTPRGWSARGPIKTQSRIDVPRAGGSLKAGATTIAGVAWAQHTGVDAVEVRVDRGQWRQARLAEVPGPDTWRQWAIDWTATPGEHTIEVRATDAAGRTQTDQLAPPAPDGATGWHAVTVQVA, encoded by the coding sequence CCTGGCGGGATTGGTCTCCGGGGGCGTGGCGCTCGGGGTCGCGCAGCTGGTGGCCGGGATCGTGGGGCCCACGACGTTTCCCGTGGTGGCGGTCGGTGATGCGACCGTCGATCTGACGCCTGCTCCGGTCAAGGACTTCGCCATCCGTACGTTCGGTGAGAACGACAAGGCCGTGCTGGTGGGCGGGGTGCTCGTGGTGCTCGCCTGCGTGGCCGCGCTCATCGGGGTGGTGGCGCGGGGGCGGGTGGTGGTCGGGTATCTGGGGTTCGCGGTGTTCGGGGTGGTCGGTGCTTCGGCGGTGGTCACCCGGCCGGACGCTGGGGGGCTCGATGTGGTGCCGACCGTGGTGGGGGTGGTGGTCGGGGCTTGGGCTTTGGGGTGGTTGTTGCGGCGGGCGGTGAGAGGCGACACCGGGACGGCGCCGGCCGGCACCGCGTCCGGCGGGGCTGCGTCCGGCGGGGCTGCGTCCGGCGGGGCTGCAAACGGCAGCGGCGTGAAGGCGGCGCCGCAGGACGGCGGCGGCCCGGAGGCGGTGCCAGGGAACGGCAGCGGTGCGGAGACGGCGCCGCAGGACGACAGCGGCCAGGAGGCGGCGCCACGGAGCGGCGGCGGCCTAGTGGCGGAGCGGCCGGCGGTCATGCGGGCCGGGGGCGAGGCGCCCACGTTCGACCGGAGGCGGTTGCTGACCGGCGTGGCCGGGGGTGTGGTGGTGGCCGGTGTGGGTGCGGTGCTGGGGCAGCAGCTGGGTGGCAGGCAGGCCGTGGACGCGGCGCGGACCGGGGTGCGGCTGCCCAGGCCGGCGACCCCCGCCAAGGCCCTACCGGCCGGGGCGGACCTGAGGATCGGCGGGCTGTCGCCGTTCGTGACGCCGAACAAGGACTTCTACCGCGTCGACACCGCCCTGGTCGTCCCCCAGGTGGACCCCTCCGACTGGACGCTGCGCATCCACGGCATGGTGGACCGCCCCGTCGAGCTCACCTTCGCCGACCTCCTGAAGCTGCCGCTCACCGAGGCGGACGTCACGCTGACCTGCGTCTCCAACGAGGTCGGCGGCCCGTACGTGGGCAACGCCCGCTGGCTGGGCGCCCGGATGGCCGACGTGCTGCGCCGCGCCGGGCTGAGGTCCGACGCCGACATGCTGCTGTCCACCTCGGCCGACGGCTTCACCTGCGGCACCCCGCTGGACGTGGTGATGGACGGCCGGGACGCGCTGTTCGCGGTGGCGATGAACGGCGAGGTGCTGCCCGTCGACCACGGGTTCCCCGTGCGGCAGGTGGTGCCCGGTCTGTACGGCTACGTGTCGGCCACCAAGTGGGTGGTGGACATCAAGGTGACGCGGTTCGACCGGGACGAGGCGTACTGGACGCCGCGAGGCTGGTCCGCCAGGGGCCCGATCAAGACGCAGTCGCGCATCGACGTGCCGAGGGCGGGCGGCTCGCTGAAGGCGGGCGCCACCACGATCGCCGGGGTGGCATGGGCGCAGCACACGGGGGTGGACGCGGTGGAGGTGCGCGTGGACCGCGGGCAGTGGCGGCAGGCCAGGCTGGCGGAGGTGCCCGGGCCGGACACGTGGCGGCAGTGGGCGATCGACTGGACGGCGACGCCCGGCGAGCACACGATCGAGGTGCGGGCGACCGACGCCGCCGGGCGTACCCAGACCGACCAGCTCGCCCCGCCCGCGCCCGACGGCGCTACCGGCTGGCATGCGGTCACCGTGCAGGTGGCCTGA
- the bcp gene encoding thioredoxin-dependent thiol peroxidase, whose product MTETRLTPGDAAPEFTLPTADGGTVSLDTYRGKRVILYFYPAAMTPGCTKQACDFRDNLARLTAEGFVVLGVSKDKPEKLAKFAERDALTFPLLSDPDLAVHQAYGAYGTKKLYGKEVVGVIRSTFVIDGDGKVEQALYNVKATGHVASLTKKLGLS is encoded by the coding sequence TTGACCGAGACCAGACTCACGCCCGGCGACGCCGCGCCGGAGTTCACGCTACCCACCGCCGACGGCGGCACCGTGTCACTCGACACCTACCGCGGCAAGCGGGTGATCCTCTATTTCTATCCTGCCGCGATGACTCCCGGTTGCACCAAGCAGGCCTGTGACTTCCGCGACAACCTGGCGCGGCTCACGGCCGAAGGTTTCGTCGTCCTCGGCGTGTCGAAGGACAAGCCGGAGAAGCTGGCCAAGTTCGCCGAGCGCGACGCGCTCACCTTCCCCCTGCTGTCCGACCCCGACCTGGCCGTGCACCAGGCGTACGGCGCGTACGGCACCAAGAAGCTCTACGGCAAGGAGGTCGTGGGGGTGATCCGGTCGACGTTCGTCATCGACGGCGACGGGAAGGTGGAGCAGGCGCTCTACAACGTGAAGGCGACGGGCCACGTGGCCTCGCTCACGAAGAAGCTCGGCCTCTCCTGA
- a CDS encoding toxin glutamine deamidase domain-containing protein — translation MSREREPGVRWALQAEQYNPVVADGVRWLDYELAAYPARAGHAPVAGQEWAGHGPAAGQERDGGRSEPDVAAPEDRWGEDWFDGSRRPPRLADSRPYGVPGGLAQPDPQVERDLAEALRPGARFPDPRGTWVRLVNGGGPADDPFRSSNAADCALAVLSTWHGEPATAAPRLPEYDRIGRPVLTGEQGSVARIERWMGHRLQYAGQGRHAYPLIARRLSDAGHGAAAVIVVRWPGGGSHAWNAVNFDGEVIWIDAQRGHMAVEPPYRTVTGVFCVILDRRGRPR, via the coding sequence GTGTCCCGCGAGCGCGAGCCGGGTGTCCGGTGGGCCCTTCAAGCAGAGCAGTACAACCCCGTGGTGGCCGACGGCGTGCGGTGGCTCGACTACGAGCTGGCCGCCTACCCGGCGCGGGCCGGCCACGCCCCGGTGGCAGGTCAGGAGTGGGCGGGTCACGGGCCGGCCGCCGGTCAGGAGCGGGATGGTGGCCGCTCGGAGCCGGACGTGGCCGCTCCCGAGGACCGCTGGGGCGAGGACTGGTTCGACGGCTCCCGCCGGCCGCCCAGGCTCGCCGACAGCCGCCCGTACGGCGTGCCGGGCGGGCTGGCTCAGCCGGACCCGCAGGTGGAGAGGGACCTCGCCGAGGCACTGCGCCCCGGGGCCCGGTTCCCCGACCCGCGCGGCACCTGGGTGCGCCTGGTCAACGGCGGCGGCCCCGCCGACGACCCGTTCCGGTCGTCCAACGCCGCCGACTGCGCGCTGGCGGTGCTGTCCACCTGGCACGGCGAGCCCGCGACGGCCGCGCCGAGACTGCCCGAGTACGACCGGATCGGCCGCCCCGTGCTGACCGGCGAGCAGGGGAGCGTGGCCAGGATCGAGCGCTGGATGGGGCATCGCCTCCAGTACGCGGGCCAGGGGCGGCACGCCTACCCCCTGATCGCGCGGCGGCTGTCCGACGCCGGGCACGGCGCGGCGGCCGTCATCGTGGTGCGCTGGCCGGGCGGTGGCTCCCACGCCTGGAACGCGGTCAACTTCGACGGCGAGGTGATCTGGATCGACGCCCAGCGGGGGCACATGGCGGTCGAGCCGCCGTACCGGACCGTGACCGGGGTGTTCTGCGTGATACTCGACCGGCGGGGGCGGCCGCGATGA
- a CDS encoding amino acid deaminase/aldolase, whose amino-acid sequence MDDRQRYDRATAALEPPFAVVDLAAMRANAADLVRRAAGKPIRVASKSVRSRPLLERVLAMDGFRGIMAYTLPEALWLAANGFTDVLVAYPTADRQALAALAGDPRAAARITVTIDSTAHLGHIETAVAGVRPRAEIRLCLDLDTAYVAFGRRVGALRSPVREPHEAADLAADIAKRPGLRLVGLLAYEGQIAGVGDAPPANAARARLIRLMQSLSARELILRRGRIVNAVRQFADLEFVNGGGTGSLELTTREKAVTELAAGSGLFHPRLFDFFRRFTGHPAALFALPVVRRPAPDAVTVLGGGYLASGPVGPTRAPQPYLPAGLRYAPEEGAGEVQTPLLGQAAQDLRIGDRVWFRHAKAGELCEHFDALHLIDGDAVVESVPTYRGEGKTFL is encoded by the coding sequence ATGGATGACCGCCAGCGCTACGACCGCGCCACAGCGGCCCTCGAACCCCCGTTCGCCGTCGTCGATCTCGCCGCGATGCGGGCCAACGCCGCCGACCTCGTGCGCCGCGCCGCGGGCAAGCCGATCAGGGTGGCCAGCAAGTCCGTCCGCAGCCGCCCCCTGCTGGAGCGGGTCCTGGCCATGGACGGCTTCCGCGGCATCATGGCGTACACGCTGCCCGAGGCGCTCTGGCTGGCCGCGAACGGCTTCACCGACGTCCTCGTCGCCTACCCCACGGCCGACCGGCAGGCGCTGGCCGCGCTGGCAGGTGATCCGCGCGCCGCCGCGCGGATCACCGTGACCATCGACTCCACCGCCCACCTCGGCCACATCGAGACGGCCGTGGCCGGGGTGCGCCCGCGGGCCGAGATCCGGCTCTGCCTCGACCTCGACACCGCCTACGTCGCCTTCGGCCGGCGGGTGGGCGCCCTGCGCTCCCCTGTCAGGGAGCCGCACGAGGCCGCCGACCTGGCCGCCGACATCGCCAAGCGGCCGGGCCTGCGGCTGGTGGGGCTGCTGGCGTACGAGGGGCAGATCGCCGGGGTCGGCGACGCCCCGCCCGCCAACGCCGCCCGCGCCCGCCTCATCCGGCTCATGCAGTCGCTGTCGGCCAGGGAGCTCATCCTGCGCCGCGGCCGGATCGTGAACGCCGTACGCCAGTTCGCCGACCTGGAGTTCGTCAACGGCGGCGGCACCGGCTCCCTGGAGCTCACCACCCGCGAGAAGGCCGTGACGGAGCTGGCGGCGGGCTCCGGCCTCTTCCACCCGCGGCTGTTCGACTTCTTCCGCCGCTTCACCGGACACCCGGCCGCGCTGTTCGCCCTGCCGGTGGTGCGCCGCCCGGCTCCGGACGCGGTGACCGTGCTGGGCGGCGGCTACCTGGCCTCAGGGCCGGTGGGCCCGACCAGGGCGCCCCAGCCGTACCTGCCCGCGGGCCTGCGGTACGCGCCCGAGGAGGGCGCGGGCGAGGTGCAGACGCCGCTGCTCGGCCAGGCGGCGCAGGACCTGCGGATCGGCGACCGGGTGTGGTTCAGGCACGCCAAGGCGGGCGAGCTGTGCGAGCACTTCGACGCGCTGCACCTCATCGACGGCGACGCCGTGGTGGAGTCGGTGCCGACGTATCGGGGCGAGGGGAAGACCTTCCTCTAG
- a CDS encoding response regulator transcription factor, which translates to MIRVMLVDDQELLRAGFRMVLGAQPDIEVVAEAGDGATALEILKTTEVDVVLMDVRMPAMDGVEATRHIDGPKVLILTTFDLDEYAFAAVKAGAAGFLLKDVPPADLVNAIRVVHAGDSVVSPTTLRRMLDRFAAQLPTDAPLTSGVGELTPREREVLLMVARGLSNLEIAARLEVAEATVKTHLGRVLAKLGLRDRAQVVVFAYEAGLVVPTHRPKV; encoded by the coding sequence ATGATCAGAGTGATGCTGGTCGACGACCAGGAGCTGTTGCGGGCCGGGTTCAGGATGGTGCTCGGGGCGCAGCCGGACATCGAGGTGGTGGCGGAGGCGGGTGACGGCGCCACCGCGCTGGAGATCCTGAAGACCACCGAGGTCGACGTGGTGCTGATGGACGTGCGCATGCCCGCCATGGACGGCGTGGAGGCCACCCGGCACATCGACGGGCCGAAGGTGCTCATCCTGACCACGTTCGACCTCGACGAGTACGCCTTCGCGGCGGTCAAGGCGGGCGCGGCCGGGTTCCTGCTGAAGGACGTGCCGCCGGCCGACCTGGTCAACGCCATCCGGGTGGTGCACGCGGGCGACTCCGTGGTGTCGCCGACCACGCTGCGCCGGATGCTCGACCGCTTCGCCGCGCAGCTCCCGACCGACGCGCCCCTGACGTCGGGGGTGGGCGAGCTGACGCCGCGCGAGCGGGAGGTGCTGCTCATGGTGGCGCGCGGCCTGTCCAACCTGGAGATCGCGGCGCGGCTGGAGGTGGCCGAGGCGACGGTCAAGACACATCTGGGGCGGGTGCTGGCCAAGCTGGGGCTGCGCGACCGGGCTCAGGTGGTGGTCTTCGCGTACGAGGCCGGGCTGGTGGTGCCCACGCATCGGCCGAAAGTCTGA